From one Suricata suricatta isolate VVHF042 chromosome 8, meerkat_22Aug2017_6uvM2_HiC, whole genome shotgun sequence genomic stretch:
- the LOC115298613 gene encoding guanylate-binding protein 4-like isoform X2: MASGPIMTAPICLIKNEEEELVVNPNALEILDNISQPVVVVGIAGMSRTGKSYLMNRLAGQNHGFHMNSTIRCETKGIWMWCVPHSSKKNHILVLLDTEGLGDVKKANPKNDSWIFALTVLLSSTLVYNSMGTINHQALEQLHYVTELTQLIRAKSSTPDEVEDSIEFVSFFPDFVWIVRDFTLELKIDESSITEDEYLEDALKLIPGTNPKIQNSNMPRECIRQFFPKRKCFIFDRPTNDKNLLVHIENVPEDQLDSSFREQSDKFCTYIFTHTKTKTLREGIIVTGNRLGTLLNAYVHAIKKGEVPCLENVVTILAQCENSVAVQKAADHYSEQMAQRVRFPTDTLQELLDVHTQCEREAIAIFMEHSFKDDQREFQKKLVDTIEKKKDVFLVHNENASFKYCQAAMEQISEPLIKSISEGTFSVSGGYGLYLKAKRNVELRYKQVPRKGVKPERRPLLPDMYLLLVGSSGK, translated from the exons ATGGCATCTGGACCCATCATGACAGCCCCCATTTGCCTgataaaaaatgaggaagaggagCTGGTGGTGAATCCAAACGCACTAGAGATTCTTGACAATATATCTCAgcctgtggtggtggtgggcatTGCAGGGATGTCTCGGACAGGAAAATCCTACCTGATGAACCGCCTGGCAGGACAGAACCATG GTTTCCACATGAACTCCACAATAAGATGTGAAACCAAGGGCATCTGGATGTGGTGTGTGCCCCACTCCTCCAAGAAGAACCACATCCTCGTCCTTCTAGACACCGAGGGCCTAGGGGATgtgaaaaaa GCCAATCCTAAGAATGACTCCTGGATCTTTGCCCTGACTGTGCTTCTGAGCAGCACCTTGGTCTACAACAGCATGGGCACCATCAACCACCAGGCCCTGGAGCAGCTGCA CTACGTGACTGAACTAACACAGCTAATCAGGGCAAAATCCTCAACACCTGATGAAGTAGAGGATTCCATTGAGTTTGTGAGTTTCTTTCCGGACTTTGTTTGGATTGTTCGGGATTTCACTCTGGAGTTGAAGATAGATGAATCCTCAATCACTGAAGATGAGTACCTGGAGGATGCCTTGAAGCTGATTCCAG GAACAAATCCCAAAATCCAAAATTCCAACATGCCGAGAGAGTGTATCAGACAGTTCTTTCCAAAACGGAAATGCTTCATCTTTGACCGGCCTACGAATGACAAAAATCTCTTAGTCCATATTGAGAACGTGCCAGAAGACCAGCTGGACAGTAGTTTCCGGGAGCAATCAGACAAATTCTGTACCTATATTTTCACTCATACAAAGACCAAGACCCTACGAGAGGGAATCATTGTTACTGGGAACC GGCTGGGGACTCTGTTGAATGCTTATGTGCATGCCATCAAGAAGGGAGAAGTTCCTTGCTTGGAGAACGTGGTGACAATTCTAGCCCAGTGTGAGAACTCAGTGGCCGTGCAGAAGGCAGCCGACCACTACAGTGAGCAGATGGCCCAGAGAGTGAGGTTCCCCACAGACACGCTCCAGGAGCTGCTGGATGTGCATACGCAGTGTGAGAGGGAAGCCATTGCAATCTTCATGGAGCATTCCTTCAAGGATGACCAGCGAGAGTTCCAGAAAAAGCTTGTG GACAccatagagaaaaagaaggatgtTTTCCTCGTGCATAATGAAAATGCATCTTTCAAATATTGTCAGGCTGCAATGGAGCAGATTTCAGAGCCTCTGATCAAAAGCATTTCAGAAGGAACTTTCTCTGTTTCTGGAGGATATGGTCTGtacttaaaagcaaaaagaaatgttGAACTTCGTTATAAACAGGTGCCCAGGAAAGGAGTTAAG CCAGAGAGAAGACCTTTGTTGCCTGACATGTATTTGCTG